The Planktothrix tepida PCC 9214 genome window below encodes:
- a CDS encoding ATP-binding response regulator gives MKSNSATPSLANILIVDDVPDNLRVLSQVLLQQGYRVRKATNGQFALNSAQLMPPDLILLDVMMPELDGYEACRFLKADERTRDIPIIFITARDDIESKLMGFEVGGLDYITKPFDVQEVVVRVATQLKVSRLQKELQLQKEQLEQKNQQLEQEISDRITAQTELQNLNQELETKVEQRTQELRLRNQELISLQKKLEISLKKEQSLSEMKSQLITTISHEFRTPLTVIMTSNELIKYKIEKQQTQNLDRHLNRVNESVKRIEQILNSAIVLAQAESNLINFEPQILNLDLFTITVFKAHVFQAWDVEYPPLGGVKASESFG, from the coding sequence ATGAAATCTAACTCAGCTACCCCGTCTTTAGCCAATATTTTAATTGTTGATGATGTGCCTGATAACTTGCGGGTTTTATCTCAAGTTTTATTACAGCAAGGTTATCGAGTTCGCAAAGCAACTAATGGGCAATTTGCCTTAAATTCTGCCCAATTGATGCCCCCTGATTTAATTTTATTAGATGTGATGATGCCAGAGTTAGACGGGTATGAAGCTTGTCGTTTTCTCAAGGCAGATGAACGCACGCGGGATATTCCGATTATTTTTATTACGGCCAGAGATGATATTGAAAGTAAACTCATGGGGTTTGAAGTGGGAGGATTAGATTATATTACGAAACCCTTTGATGTTCAAGAAGTTGTGGTTCGGGTTGCCACCCAACTTAAAGTCAGTCGATTGCAAAAAGAACTGCAATTACAAAAAGAACAGTTAGAGCAAAAAAATCAACAACTCGAACAGGAAATTAGCGATCGCATTACCGCCCAAACTGAACTCCAAAACTTAAATCAAGAGTTAGAAACTAAAGTTGAACAACGTACTCAAGAACTGAGACTGAGAAATCAAGAGTTAATTAGTTTACAAAAGAAATTAGAAATTTCTTTAAAAAAAGAACAATCTTTAAGCGAAATGAAATCTCAATTAATTACGACGATTTCTCATGAATTTCGGACTCCTTTAACGGTGATTATGACTTCTAATGAGTTAATTAAATATAAAATTGAAAAACAACAAACTCAAAATTTAGACCGACATTTAAACCGAGTCAATGAAAGCGTTAAACGCATTGAACAGATTTTGAATAGTGCAATTGTATTGGCACAAGCCGAATCTAATTTAATTAATTTTGAACCCCAAATTTTAAATTTAGATTTATTTACAATAACCGTATTCAAAGCCCACGTCTTTCAAGCGTGGGATGTAGAATACCCGCCTTTAGGCGGAGTGAAGGCTAGTGAGAGTTTTGGTTAG
- a CDS encoding RNA-guided endonuclease InsQ/TnpB family protein → MDDMTKITRTIKLKFVDLNRCKAQVFEQMTAENTRVANKLLSLPIKERRKMTTAKIMSELKSALVNQVIRHTTSPTGRKTKQYKVLPVEVNNQNWKLTLKGNTYSISFPTLKGEKRIPIEVASPHWQPVLDGLLEGTIQGGSFKLIKHRNKWYAYLSITEDVPEVKTEKRLGCDRGQNNLAVVAPKQGFGKFFNGQSVKHRRRYFQQRRKQLQEAKKFRALKKWDKKERRWMDAINHTISRRIVRFAEYHNADVVIEDLEGCRSTMKQSQKSRSDSGESRHNWSYYSLEQKLNYKLALKGLKLIKRPAPYTSKSCSTCGFIGKRNRHDFNCPNGHYHNSDLNAAKNLAQWDGFSCQLDLQRDASVMDSSGLTDGVLGTPLNSVNTVKQEYIQLSLLDWTRYENPTPLA, encoded by the coding sequence ATGGATGACATGACAAAAATAACTCGGACGATTAAATTGAAATTCGTGGATCTCAACCGTTGTAAAGCTCAGGTGTTTGAGCAAATGACGGCAGAAAACACACGGGTTGCCAACAAGCTGTTGTCATTGCCGATTAAAGAACGGCGTAAAATGACAACAGCTAAAATTATGTCCGAGTTAAAATCTGCCCTTGTTAACCAAGTAATCCGACATACCACATCACCCACAGGTCGTAAAACCAAACAATATAAAGTTCTTCCTGTGGAAGTTAACAACCAAAACTGGAAGTTAACCCTAAAAGGGAATACTTATTCAATTAGTTTTCCAACCCTTAAAGGTGAAAAAAGAATTCCCATTGAAGTTGCATCTCCCCATTGGCAACCTGTTTTAGACGGATTGTTAGAGGGAACAATTCAAGGGGGTTCTTTTAAATTAATTAAACATCGAAATAAGTGGTATGCCTATCTGTCAATTACTGAGGATGTTCCAGAAGTTAAGACGGAGAAAAGATTAGGATGTGACCGAGGACAGAATAATTTAGCGGTAGTTGCACCTAAACAGGGTTTTGGTAAGTTCTTTAATGGTCAAAGCGTTAAGCATCGGAGACGTTATTTTCAACAACGAAGAAAACAACTTCAAGAAGCTAAAAAGTTTCGAGCATTAAAGAAATGGGACAAAAAAGAACGACGATGGATGGATGCAATCAATCATACAATCAGCCGTCGAATTGTTCGTTTTGCCGAATACCATAATGCTGATGTTGTTATTGAGGATTTAGAAGGATGTCGAAGCACAATGAAACAGAGCCAAAAATCTCGTTCTGATTCCGGTGAATCTCGACATAATTGGTCTTATTATTCTTTGGAACAGAAACTTAATTATAAGTTGGCTCTTAAAGGATTGAAATTAATTAAAAGACCTGCGCCATACACTTCCAAATCCTGTTCAACCTGTGGTTTTATTGGTAAAAGAAATCGACATGATTTCAATTGCCCTAATGGTCACTACCATAACTCTGATTTGAATGCTGCGAAAAACCTAGCTCAATGGGACGGTTTTTCTTGTCAGTTAGACCTACAGAGAGATGCTTCTGTAATGGATTCATCCGGTTTAACTGATGGGGTGCTTGGCACACCCCTGAACTCGGTGAATACAGTCAAACAAGAGTATATTCAACTGTCTCTGCTTGACTGGACTAGATACGAGAATCCCACCCCTTTAGCGTAG
- the tnpA gene encoding IS200/IS605 family transposase: MTENQYRRKNTSVSLINYHFVFCPKRRKRVLVNGVSRRLEEIIYQKAKELECDVLALEIMPDHVHLFISCHPLIAPHQIMFRIKGASSRILRKEFPHLLKLPSLWSRSYYCGTAGSVSSETIKKYIANQNSH; encoded by the coding sequence ATGACAGAAAATCAATATAGAAGAAAAAACACATCAGTTAGTCTGATCAACTATCATTTTGTCTTTTGCCCAAAAAGGAGGAAAAGGGTGTTGGTTAACGGAGTGAGCAGAAGATTAGAGGAAATTATCTACCAAAAAGCAAAAGAGCTAGAATGTGATGTCCTAGCTCTGGAGATAATGCCTGATCATGTGCATTTATTTATTAGTTGTCACCCTTTGATTGCTCCACATCAAATTATGTTCAGAATCAAAGGGGCATCATCAAGAATATTAAGAAAAGAATTTCCTCATTTACTTAAACTACCTTCTTTGTGGAGTCGAAGCTATTATTGTGGGACGGCTGGTTCTGTTTCTAGTGAAACTATCAAAAAGTATATTGCTAACCAAAACTCTCACTAG
- the psaJ gene encoding photosystem I reaction center subunit IX — translation MQYFLKYLSTAPVLAAAWMAVTAGILIEFNRFFPDLLFHPMP, via the coding sequence ATGCAGTATTTCCTGAAATATCTTTCAACAGCCCCTGTTTTAGCCGCCGCTTGGATGGCCGTTACTGCGGGAATTTTAATCGAATTTAATCGCTTTTTCCCCGATTTACTTTTCCACCCTATGCCGTAA
- a CDS encoding carbon-nitrogen hydrolase family protein encodes MKSYLAAAIQMTSTPWLDKNLAEAEELIDLAVRQGAELVSLPENFPFMGEEAEKLAQAEIIAQKTEKFLKTITQRFQITLLAGGFPVPTTDGKVYNTAVLMGSNGQELARYQKVHLFDVNLPDGNTYRESNTVMAGSVLPPVYDSPELGNLGLSVCYDVRFPELYRHLSQKGAEILFVPAAFTAYTGKDHWEILLKARAIENTCYVIAPAQTGCHYGRRYTHGHAMILDPWGAVLADGGDKPGVAIAEIDPVRLEQVRRQMPSLQHRVFS; translated from the coding sequence ATGAAATCCTATCTTGCTGCGGCTATTCAAATGACCAGTACGCCTTGGTTAGATAAAAATCTAGCAGAGGCAGAAGAATTGATTGATTTAGCAGTTCGTCAGGGGGCGGAGTTAGTCAGCTTACCTGAGAATTTTCCCTTTATGGGTGAAGAAGCCGAGAAACTGGCTCAAGCTGAAATCATTGCCCAAAAAACCGAAAAATTTCTCAAAACGATTACCCAACGGTTTCAAATTACGCTTTTAGCTGGGGGTTTTCCAGTTCCCACAACAGATGGCAAAGTCTACAATACGGCGGTGTTGATGGGGTCTAATGGTCAGGAATTAGCGCGTTATCAGAAAGTTCATCTCTTTGATGTTAATTTACCCGATGGCAATACTTATCGCGAATCTAATACGGTGATGGCCGGAAGTGTTTTACCTCCGGTTTATGATTCCCCAGAATTGGGAAATTTAGGATTATCGGTGTGTTATGATGTCCGATTTCCTGAACTTTATCGCCATTTATCCCAAAAGGGAGCAGAAATTTTATTTGTCCCGGCTGCTTTTACCGCCTATACCGGAAAGGATCACTGGGAAATTCTCCTCAAAGCCAGAGCGATCGAAAATACCTGTTATGTGATTGCACCTGCTCAAACTGGGTGTCATTATGGCCGTCGATATACTCATGGTCATGCCATGATTCTTGATCCTTGGGGGGCTGTCCTCGCTGATGGGGGAGATAAACCAGGGGTGGCGATCGCAGAAATTGATCCAGTCCGTCTTGAACAAGTCCGCCGCCAAATGCCCAGCCTCCAACATCGAGTCTTTAGTTAA
- a CDS encoding sensor histidine kinase, whose product MFKADPNFLKQILINLLTNAIRYSPEGGTINLELIYQPTEVIFKIRDRGIGIPESELDQVFDAFYRGSNADSISGTPGAGLGLTVVKRLVKLHQGTITLESILNQGTIVTLSLPVSEVKS is encoded by the coding sequence ATCTTTAAAGCTGATCCCAATTTTCTTAAACAAATTTTAATTAATTTACTAACCAATGCAATTCGTTATTCTCCAGAGGGAGGGACAATTAATCTGGAACTGATTTATCAACCCACTGAAGTTATCTTTAAAATTCGAGATCGGGGAATTGGCATTCCTGAATCTGAACTAGACCAAGTATTTGATGCCTTTTATCGTGGCAGTAATGCGGATTCTATCTCAGGAACTCCCGGTGCTGGATTAGGATTAACTGTTGTTAAACGCCTTGTAAAACTCCATCAAGGAACAATAACTCTGGAAAGCATTCTCAACCAAGGAACAATCGTTACCCTTTCTTTACCTGTTTCAGAGGTTAAGAGTTGA
- a CDS encoding Photosystem I reaction center subunit III: MRRLLAAILALGLWMSVVPAASAYNLVPCSESSVFQQRAKTALSSSADPARVKARFERYSQELCGKEDGLPHLIADGSLAHAGDFVIPSILFLYIAGWIGWVGRAYLQYAKKSDSPTEKEIIIDVPVALTYMLSGFLWPLAALKEFTTGEMFAKDDEITVSPR; this comes from the coding sequence ATGCGTCGATTGTTGGCTGCTATTCTAGCCCTGGGCTTGTGGATGAGCGTTGTTCCCGCAGCTTCAGCTTATAATCTCGTTCCTTGTTCTGAATCTTCGGTGTTTCAGCAACGGGCCAAAACTGCTCTCTCTTCTTCTGCTGACCCTGCACGAGTGAAAGCACGCTTTGAGCGTTATTCACAAGAACTGTGTGGTAAAGAAGACGGCTTACCCCATTTAATCGCTGATGGAAGCCTAGCTCATGCGGGAGACTTCGTAATTCCGAGCATTCTGTTCCTGTATATTGCAGGGTGGATTGGTTGGGTTGGTCGGGCGTATTTACAATATGCTAAAAAGAGCGACAGTCCCACAGAAAAAGAAATTATCATCGATGTTCCTGTGGCCCTGACCTATATGCTCAGTGGCTTCCTGTGGCCTTTAGCAGCGTTGAAAGAATTCACTACAGGTGAAATGTTCGCTAAAGATGACGAAATCACCGTTTCACCTCGCTAA
- a CDS encoding peptidase domain-containing ABC transporter, whose amino-acid sequence MPKYPIVLQHSEEDCGAACLATIVKYYHKNFSINRIREAVGTGQLGTTLTGLRRGAENLGFDARSTRAQPQILDQMKNAPLPAIIYWKGYHYVVLYGQKGKRYIIADPGVGMRYVTRQELSESWSGFITLLLQPDPIRFAQQPDDKIEGIGRFFQRIAPYKFIIFEVLLINSVLGLLALTSPFLIQILTDDVLIRGEEKILRGLAIAIIIMNLVSSGLQVIQANLSMQFSNRLQLGLIKEFGRKILNLPLQYYETHRSGEVVSRLKDIQEINFFISQSFVRVLTQSFTAIISLSLMLFYSYKLTLLIIFITLLSATSSLVFLMSLRKKIKDIMVLEGETHGVLIESFKGAITLKTTTAEPQFWEDLQTRFGRLANLEFKIGQIGVTNFNFSEIISSIGGIVLLWFGSTLVINKELTIGQLLAFNSMSVNFTVFIKTVVGLLTELVRIRIIIQRIFSVIDYPSEIDNDVQKEWVTFKNNDIIYCENILYHHAGRLDLFQDFNVDIKGGKVTAIIGESGCGKSTLVKLLAGLYELQGGTIRVGAYNLQNLSLECIRKQVILVPQEAQFWSRSIIENFRIGSPHVTFEEIVRACQFAQADNFIDQLPDKYFTILGEFGANLSGGQRQRLAIARAIVNDPPILILDESTSGLDPISEENLLNELLTYRQGKTTILISHRPSVNRRADEIIYLEESQLKLQGNLNKLLQLDGQHLNFLRLK is encoded by the coding sequence ATGCCAAAATATCCTATTGTTTTACAACATAGTGAAGAAGATTGCGGAGCCGCTTGTTTAGCTACCATTGTTAAATATTATCACAAAAATTTTAGTATTAATCGCATTAGAGAAGCCGTAGGTACGGGTCAATTAGGAACAACATTAACAGGTTTAAGAAGGGGTGCAGAAAATTTGGGATTTGATGCGCGTTCCACCAGAGCACAACCGCAAATATTAGATCAGATGAAAAATGCACCTTTACCCGCCATTATTTACTGGAAAGGGTATCATTATGTGGTTTTATATGGACAAAAAGGTAAAAGATATATTATTGCAGATCCCGGTGTGGGGATGCGTTATGTGACCCGTCAAGAATTATCAGAAAGTTGGTCAGGATTTATTACTCTTTTATTACAACCTGATCCGATACGTTTTGCTCAACAACCTGACGATAAAATTGAGGGAATAGGGAGATTTTTTCAGCGTATTGCGCCTTATAAATTTATTATATTTGAAGTTTTATTAATTAATAGTGTTCTCGGTCTTTTAGCCTTAACCTCTCCCTTTCTGATTCAAATCTTAACCGATGATGTATTAATTAGAGGAGAAGAAAAAATCCTAAGAGGATTAGCCATAGCGATTATTATAATGAACTTAGTTAGTAGTGGATTACAAGTGATTCAAGCTAACTTAAGTATGCAATTTTCTAATCGGTTACAATTAGGATTAATTAAAGAATTTGGTCGCAAAATATTAAATTTACCTTTACAATATTATGAAACTCATCGCAGTGGGGAGGTGGTAAGCCGTTTAAAAGATATTCAAGAAATTAATTTCTTTATTTCTCAATCGTTTGTTAGAGTTTTGACTCAATCTTTTACCGCTATTATTTCGTTGAGTTTAATGCTATTTTATAGTTATAAATTAACTTTATTAATCATATTTATCACTTTATTGAGTGCGACATCATCTTTAGTTTTTTTGATGTCTTTAAGAAAAAAAATTAAAGATATTATGGTATTAGAAGGAGAAACTCATGGGGTTTTAATTGAAAGTTTCAAAGGCGCAATTACCTTAAAAACAACGACAGCCGAACCTCAATTCTGGGAAGATTTACAAACTCGTTTTGGCAGATTAGCCAATTTAGAATTTAAAATCGGACAAATTGGCGTAACAAATTTTAATTTCTCTGAGATTATTTCTAGTATTGGAGGGATAGTTTTATTGTGGTTTGGAAGTACCTTAGTTATTAATAAAGAATTAACCATCGGACAACTTTTAGCCTTTAACAGTATGAGTGTTAATTTTACTGTTTTTATTAAAACAGTAGTAGGTTTACTGACTGAACTTGTTAGAATAAGAATTATTATTCAACGAATTTTTTCAGTAATTGATTATCCTTCAGAAATTGATAATGATGTTCAAAAAGAATGGGTAACATTTAAAAATAATGATATAATTTACTGTGAAAATATATTATATCATCATGCAGGAAGATTAGATTTATTTCAAGATTTTAATGTCGATATTAAAGGAGGAAAAGTCACAGCAATTATTGGGGAATCCGGTTGTGGAAAAAGTACCTTGGTAAAACTTCTAGCGGGATTATATGAATTGCAGGGAGGAACAATTAGAGTCGGGGCTTATAATTTACAAAATTTAAGTTTAGAATGTATTAGAAAACAAGTGATTTTAGTGCCCCAAGAAGCTCAGTTTTGGAGTCGGAGTATTATTGAAAATTTTAGAATTGGATCACCTCATGTTACTTTTGAAGAAATTGTGAGAGCGTGTCAATTTGCCCAAGCCGATAATTTTATTGATCAACTTCCTGATAAATATTTTACAATCTTAGGGGAATTTGGGGCTAATTTATCCGGCGGTCAGCGTCAAAGATTAGCAATAGCTAGAGCGATTGTAAATGATCCCCCTATCTTAATTTTAGATGAATCAACATCAGGATTAGATCCGATTAGTGAAGAAAATTTATTAAATGAATTATTAACTTATCGTCAAGGGAAAACCACAATTTTAATTAGTCATCGTCCTAGCGTGAATCGGAGAGCAGATGAGATTATTTATTTAGAAGAAAGTCAATTAAAATTACAAGGAAACTTAAATAAGCTCCTACAACTTGATGGACAACACTTAAATTTTTTAAGATTAAAATAG
- the tsaD gene encoding tRNA (adenosine(37)-N6)-threonylcarbamoyltransferase complex transferase subunit TsaD yields the protein MATVLAIETSCDETGVAIVKNRKVLSNVVASQIAIHHPYGGVVPEVASRHHLEMVNSVLDQALETAGLDWSAIDGVAATCAPGLVGALLTGITAAKTLALVQNKPFLGIHHLEGHIYASYLTETTLQPPFLCLLVSGGHTSLIHVKDCGVYHTLGHTVDDAAGEAFDKVARLLNLGYPGGPIIDQLASQGNPKAFTLPEGKISLPNGGYHPYHSSFSGLKTAVLRLVQALKQDNQPLPVADIAASFQETVAKSLTKRAIACAVDFGLDTIAVGGGVAANSGLRNYLQEAAKLHNLRVLFPPLKYCTDNAAMIACAASDHLNQGHLSPLTLGAQSRMSLEEVMQLYQQ from the coding sequence ATGGCAACAGTTTTAGCAATTGAAACAAGTTGTGACGAAACCGGGGTCGCAATTGTAAAGAATCGTAAAGTTTTGAGTAATGTTGTGGCATCTCAAATTGCCATTCATCACCCTTATGGGGGAGTTGTACCCGAAGTCGCCTCTCGCCATCATTTAGAAATGGTTAATTCTGTTCTTGACCAAGCCTTAGAAACCGCAGGGTTAGACTGGTCAGCGATTGATGGCGTTGCAGCAACCTGTGCCCCTGGACTGGTAGGGGCTCTATTAACCGGAATTACGGCTGCTAAAACTTTAGCCTTGGTACAGAATAAACCTTTTCTGGGCATTCATCACCTCGAAGGACATATCTACGCCAGCTATTTAACCGAAACCACTCTCCAACCGCCCTTTTTATGTTTATTAGTATCGGGAGGTCATACCAGTTTAATTCACGTTAAAGACTGTGGCGTTTATCACACCTTGGGACACACTGTAGATGATGCGGCCGGAGAAGCCTTTGATAAAGTTGCCCGGTTATTAAATTTAGGATATCCTGGCGGGCCTATTATTGATCAATTAGCCAGCCAAGGCAACCCCAAAGCCTTTACATTACCCGAAGGCAAAATTTCTCTACCCAATGGGGGTTATCATCCCTATCATTCGAGTTTTAGCGGATTAAAAACGGCGGTGTTAAGGTTAGTGCAAGCGTTAAAACAGGACAATCAACCGTTACCCGTTGCCGATATTGCAGCAAGTTTTCAAGAGACTGTTGCTAAAAGTTTAACAAAACGGGCGATCGCTTGTGCGGTAGATTTTGGATTAGATACGATTGCAGTTGGGGGTGGTGTGGCGGCGAATAGTGGGTTAAGAAACTATCTGCAAGAGGCGGCTAAACTTCACAATTTGCGGGTTTTATTTCCCCCTTTAAAATATTGTACCGATAACGCCGCGATGATTGCTTGTGCGGCTTCAGACCATCTTAATCAAGGTCATCTTTCACCCTTAACATTAGGGGCACAGTCCCGAATGTCGTTAGAGGAAGTTATGCAGTTATATCAGCAATAA
- a CDS encoding HlyD family efflux transporter periplasmic adaptor subunit, with protein sequence MLRNPNPDYLPIHQEDEFLPPVSGWTIFGGLFLVGTVAIALTISAFTPLPVTVKAIAIVRPNGEVKLVQAPTEGTITKIEVKENQTVTQGQALVTLDASRLNTREAQLQGNERQNLQQLQQISEQLNNLNLQIDAETEKMNRAISGAKADYLRMEKEHQERGLTVEAQVNEARANLQMAEEDWQKSKSDLKAAEASLRGSESALKIAQQKSDRYQQVGESALGKNRLEEAQFAVEQQQELIAEKQALLQSQKQSVIRQLKAVESAKAKLQATLAMVNPSDGLVIMAQEKIAQEKATGEAILARLSQEKNNLLQRQSELEKQLSSDQQESLQVQKEINKTIVSAPISGVILKLNLRNLNQTVRVGEEIAQIAPSNTPLVIKAKVATGDIGKVKIGQKSQMRVSAYPYPDYGILAGKVIEISPDAIIPQNTGANSILPYYEVTIKPDKIYLKDDPKNTLQPGMEIQADIIAKNETVLTFILRKARLLTDL encoded by the coding sequence ATGCTGAGAAACCCCAACCCTGATTATCTTCCCATCCATCAAGAGGATGAATTTTTGCCCCCTGTCAGTGGTTGGACAATTTTTGGGGGTTTATTTTTAGTAGGAACAGTCGCGATCGCTTTAACAATATCCGCTTTTACCCCCTTACCCGTGACAGTAAAAGCGATCGCAATAGTGCGCCCCAATGGAGAGGTAAAATTAGTACAAGCACCCACCGAGGGGACTATTACCAAAATTGAAGTTAAAGAAAATCAAACAGTAACTCAAGGACAAGCATTAGTCACCCTAGATGCTTCTCGCTTGAACACTCGTGAAGCTCAACTTCAAGGAAATGAGCGACAAAATTTACAACAATTACAACAAATTTCAGAACAATTAAACAACTTAAATCTACAAATAGATGCAGAAACCGAAAAAATGAATCGAGCTATTTCTGGCGCAAAGGCTGATTATTTGCGGATGGAAAAAGAACATCAAGAACGGGGTTTAACCGTAGAAGCTCAAGTCAATGAAGCCAGAGCAAATCTGCAAATGGCAGAAGAAGACTGGCAAAAATCTAAAAGCGATCTTAAAGCCGCAGAAGCATCTTTACGCGGCAGTGAATCAGCCTTAAAAATAGCTCAACAAAAAAGCGATCGCTATCAACAAGTTGGAGAATCTGCTTTAGGCAAAAATCGATTAGAAGAAGCTCAATTTGCTGTTGAACAACAACAGGAATTAATTGCAGAAAAGCAAGCATTATTACAAAGTCAAAAACAATCTGTTATCCGCCAATTAAAAGCCGTAGAATCAGCAAAAGCCAAGTTACAAGCAACCTTAGCTATGGTCAATCCCAGTGATGGATTGGTGATCATGGCGCAAGAAAAAATAGCTCAGGAAAAAGCGACAGGAGAAGCTATTTTAGCTCGTTTAAGTCAAGAAAAAAATAATTTATTACAGCGTCAAAGTGAACTAGAAAAACAATTAAGTAGTGATCAGCAAGAGTCATTACAAGTGCAAAAAGAAATTAACAAAACAATTGTTTCTGCACCGATATCAGGAGTAATTCTCAAATTAAATTTGCGGAATCTTAATCAAACCGTTCGTGTCGGGGAAGAAATAGCCCAAATTGCCCCTAGTAATACTCCTCTAGTCATTAAAGCCAAGGTTGCTACAGGGGATATTGGCAAAGTTAAAATCGGGCAAAAATCACAAATGCGGGTGAGTGCTTATCCTTACCCAGATTATGGAATTTTAGCCGGAAAAGTAATCGAGATTTCTCCTGATGCGATTATTCCCCAAAATACAGGTGCTAATTCTATTCTTCCTTATTATGAAGTTACCATTAAACCCGATAAAATTTATTTAAAAGATGATCCGAAGAATACTTTGCAGCCCGGTATGGAAATTCAGGCGGATATTATTGCTAAAAATGAAACCGTGTTAACCTTTATTTTACGCAAAGCGAGGTTATTGACTGATTTATAA
- a CDS encoding cation:proton antiporter → MFSRFELGFFPILGTATEAGHPGEAESTMVLLGVLLSLVAIFVASKAGGEFANWLGFPPVLGELLGGVIIGVSALHLVVFPEGGIDSSRSLIISILETTAGLSPDAAEATFKSQSEVLEILSELGVIILLFEIGLESNIEQLLAVGIQAFIVACLGVVVPFVAGTVGLIAIFHVPVIPAVFAGAALTATSIGITSRVLSEIGCLSTQEGQIILGAAVIDDVLGILILAVVASLAKTGEIDIANIIYLIISASVFIIGAIVLGKFFNGTFVALASQFKTRGRVVVPALILAFLLAYIGGAIHLEAILGAFAAGLVLDETEPGKELEELIKPIADVIVPVFFVAVGAKTDLSVLNPAVPENREGLIIAVFLIVVAIVGKISAGWGVFGLDKPNRLGIGVGMIPRGEVGLVFAAVGSASGALSPALDVAIILMVILTTFLAPPLLRIVFKTETPSPSTETT, encoded by the coding sequence ATGTTCTCAAGGTTTGAATTGGGATTTTTCCCAATTTTGGGAACGGCGACGGAAGCTGGCCATCCAGGGGAAGCAGAATCAACAATGGTATTACTGGGGGTTCTGCTGAGTTTAGTGGCGATTTTTGTAGCCAGTAAAGCAGGGGGAGAGTTTGCCAACTGGTTAGGGTTTCCTCCGGTTTTGGGAGAATTGCTGGGAGGGGTAATTATTGGGGTTTCTGCCCTGCATTTAGTGGTTTTTCCAGAAGGGGGAATTGATAGTTCTCGTTCACTGATTATTAGTATTCTGGAAACGACCGCCGGCTTAAGCCCCGATGCAGCAGAAGCAACGTTTAAATCTCAAAGTGAAGTTTTAGAGATTTTATCCGAACTCGGTGTGATTATTCTGTTGTTTGAAATTGGTTTAGAATCCAATATTGAACAACTGCTGGCTGTAGGAATTCAAGCTTTTATTGTGGCTTGTTTGGGGGTTGTTGTTCCCTTTGTTGCAGGAACGGTGGGATTAATTGCCATCTTCCATGTTCCCGTCATTCCGGCAGTATTTGCGGGTGCTGCGTTGACGGCTACCAGTATCGGAATTACCTCTAGGGTTCTATCAGAAATTGGTTGTTTGTCTACCCAAGAAGGTCAAATTATCTTGGGTGCGGCGGTGATTGATGATGTGTTAGGAATTTTGATTTTAGCGGTTGTTGCCAGTTTGGCAAAAACAGGCGAAATTGATATTGCTAATATCATTTATTTGATTATTAGTGCTAGTGTTTTTATTATCGGTGCGATTGTTTTAGGCAAGTTTTTTAATGGAACTTTTGTTGCTCTTGCCTCACAATTTAAAACACGAGGTCGGGTTGTGGTTCCTGCCTTAATTTTAGCGTTTCTTTTAGCCTATATTGGGGGTGCAATTCACTTAGAAGCCATTCTAGGGGCATTTGCCGCCGGGTTAGTGTTAGATGAAACTGAACCAGGTAAGGAGTTAGAAGAGCTAATTAAACCGATTGCCGATGTAATTGTTCCGGTATTTTTTGTAGCGGTTGGGGCAAAAACGGATTTAAGTGTTTTAAACCCGGCTGTTCCTGAAAATCGGGAAGGATTAATTATTGCTGTGTTTTTAATTGTGGTGGCAATTGTTGGCAAAATCTCAGCAGGTTGGGGGGTATTTGGTTTGGATAAACCCAATCGTTTAGGAATTGGCGTTGGGATGATTCCACGAGGAGAAGTGGGATTAGTCTTCGCCGCCGTTGGTTCTGCCAGTGGTGCCTTATCTCCCGCTTTGGATGTGGCGATTATTTTGATGGTTATCCTCACTACATTTTTAGCGCCTCCGTTACTGCGAATTGTGTTTAAAACTGAAACTCCATCTCCGTCTACGGAAACAACTTAA
- a CDS encoding BrnT family toxin codes for MRVEWNPEKAKSNLQKHGVSFSDAEAVLFDPYALSFEDQSE; via the coding sequence ATGCGAGTTGAATGGAATCCTGAAAAAGCTAAAAGCAATTTACAAAAACACGGAGTCAGTTTTTCTGATGCTGAGGCTGTGTTGTTCGATCCTTATGCACTTTCTTTTGAAGATCAATCGGAATGA